CGTGAATGAAAAAATGCGGATAGGAGAGCTTGCCCAAAAAGCAGGCGTGACTCCTCGAACAATCCGCTACTATGAAAACTTAGGACTATTACATCCCAGCGAGCGTGAAGGGAGTGGCTTTCGGTATTACACAGCGAATGAGCTAGCCAGGCTCCAAAAAATTGACTGCCTCAAGGCACTTGGACTCACCCTAGAAGAAATCAGAAGTGTGATTGAGCTGTACTTTGAAGACTCGACCGGGATACGGGGTAAGCAGAAAGTGCTGGAAATTTTGCACAAACATCTTCAGGAGACTGACGAAAAGATTGAAGCACTAGCGCAGTTTCGCTCAGAGTTAGAGGCTAATATTGCGAGTATTCAGCAATACATCGAGCAAGCTAAGAGCCAGTAATTTTTTTTAATTTAATCTAACGTTAACGTAAAGGTTATAAAATTTCACGAAACACTATGCAAGTATTTGAGATTCAGAACACATTTGGCTTAGACTCCCTTACCCTGACAGAACGTCGCGATCCAAGTCCTAGTTATGGGCAGGTACTGCTCAAGATGCGTGCAGTCTCACTTAACTACCGCGACTGGATGGTAGTAAAAGGCTTATACAATCCAAAGCTACCCTTGCCATTGATTCCTTTTTCCGATGGTGTGGGGGAAGTTGTTGCAGTAGGGGAAGGTGTGACGCGGGTA
This window of the Chroococcidiopsis sp. CCMEE 29 genome carries:
- a CDS encoding MerR family transcriptional regulator, with the protein product MRIGELAQKAGVTPRTIRYYENLGLLHPSEREGSGFRYYTANELARLQKIDCLKALGLTLEEIRSVIELYFEDSTGIRGKQKVLEILHKHLQETDEKIEALAQFRSELEANIASIQQYIEQAKSQ